Proteins encoded in a region of the Carassius gibelio isolate Cgi1373 ecotype wild population from Czech Republic chromosome B5, carGib1.2-hapl.c, whole genome shotgun sequence genome:
- the LOC127957425 gene encoding nanos homolog 1: MMQSSPFMTEREKSIPAADGCFLMWRDYMDLRGTLSQLLEQRDRAHAADEGFVRTGSSSSVSSTSTSSSRDLRTPRDSCGFCRQNGETPVVYMTHRLKARDGRILCPILRSYVCPFCSATGDRAHTRHYCPRRNTPETGDP; this comes from the coding sequence ATGATGCAGTCATCTCCCTTTATGACCGAGCGAGAGAAGAGCATCCCCGCAGCTGACGGATGTTTCCTGATGTGGCGGGACTACATGGACCTCCGTGGGACCCTGTCGCAGCTGCTGGAGCAGCGCGACCGAGCACACGCCGCAGATGAGGGTTTCGTGAGAACCGGATCCAGCAGCAGCGTCTCCagcacctccacctcctccagcCGAGACCTGCGGACCCCTCGGGACTCCTGCGGATTCTGCCGACAAAACGGAGAGACACCGGTGGTGTACATGACTCACAGACTGAAAGCCCGAGACGGACGGATCCTCTGCCCGATCCTGAGGAGCTACGTGTGTCCGTTCTGCTCCGCCACCGGAGACCGGGCGCACACCCGCCACTACTGTCCGCGGAGGAACACACCGGAGACCGGCGACCCGTGA